The Chitinophaga flava genome has a segment encoding these proteins:
- a CDS encoding outer membrane beta-barrel family protein, which translates to MHKFILCLLVSLPTYVAAQKKDSTIKELKEIAVVSKKKTVEFKDGKVVYNVSSSVNAAGSNALELLKRSPGVMVDPTNGISLNGKSGVTVYIDGKPSYMQGDALAALLKSLQSANIHSIELLPNPSSKYDAAGSGGIINIRLKKNTATGFNGDIAAGMHFGETPKTEAALNLNYRTGKFNLYGNYNHYFGYHNMEYDFYRIQEGEITDNRTRDVDMRNPVNFKAGIDYNISSRHTIGLMMNANLYFGPGMTNTTTYLHDAATEKLQSMLKATNDYYSQKQNWKNYNFNYQYKDTSGRLFTTDLDYGYYRARIKNILYNHFLKADSVTETDRYTLRTFNNSDINIYGVKADYEQPLHRGKLYAGVKGNAVISDNWVQIFDVKNDVDYLNDLKSNTFRYEERVYAAYLMADQQWGKWKIQAGVRAEQTTADGVLNAKSLSTAKDTVQQVNNRYLDFFPSMQLSFRQSEEHNFTLLYNRKIDRPTYTDLNPFSYQLDELSSWQGNAFLRPQYSNSVTLGYNATGILAATLTYTHRQDMFVPVTDSLAGNRMVMTPKNVGSQHLLSLNISSSVSPLPWWNITANVNVFHKQNIISFDELRKATLRINTVLLNVQQVFDLDKKTQAEISGNYQSPDIYGGFQRSKHNWQVNIGVQRKIMKGNATVRVGINDLFQTYRWYGVRDFDGLYYRNRGMEDSRQLRLGFSYRFGNIKLAKSRERSSGLENESRRVK; encoded by the coding sequence ATGCATAAATTTATCTTGTGTTTGCTGGTGAGCCTTCCCACGTATGTAGCTGCCCAAAAAAAAGACTCCACCATTAAAGAATTGAAAGAGATCGCTGTTGTTTCCAAAAAGAAGACAGTGGAATTTAAGGATGGGAAAGTCGTGTATAATGTCAGTAGTAGTGTGAATGCCGCCGGGAGTAATGCCCTGGAACTGCTGAAACGCTCTCCGGGCGTAATGGTAGACCCTACCAATGGTATCTCCTTAAATGGTAAGTCCGGCGTGACAGTGTATATCGACGGCAAACCCAGTTATATGCAGGGTGATGCACTCGCTGCATTATTGAAATCATTACAGTCGGCCAATATACATAGTATAGAACTGCTGCCTAATCCGTCAAGTAAATACGATGCCGCCGGCAGCGGTGGTATCATCAACATACGCCTGAAAAAAAATACAGCCACCGGCTTTAACGGCGATATCGCTGCCGGTATGCATTTCGGGGAAACACCCAAAACAGAAGCAGCTCTTAATCTCAACTACCGCACCGGTAAATTTAATCTCTATGGTAACTACAACCATTATTTCGGTTATCATAACATGGAATACGACTTTTACCGTATTCAGGAAGGAGAAATCACTGATAACCGCACCCGCGATGTAGATATGCGCAATCCGGTGAACTTTAAGGCAGGTATTGATTATAACATCAGCAGCCGTCACACCATAGGGCTGATGATGAATGCCAACCTGTATTTCGGGCCAGGCATGACAAACACCACCACCTATCTGCATGATGCTGCCACAGAAAAACTGCAGTCCATGCTAAAGGCTACTAACGACTATTATTCCCAGAAACAAAACTGGAAAAACTACAATTTCAACTACCAGTATAAAGATACCTCCGGCCGCCTGTTCACTACAGACCTCGATTACGGCTACTATCGCGCCCGTATCAAAAACATACTGTACAACCACTTTCTTAAAGCAGACAGTGTAACAGAAACGGACAGATATACCCTGCGTACTTTTAACAATAGTGATATCAACATTTACGGTGTTAAAGCTGATTATGAACAACCACTGCATCGTGGAAAGTTGTATGCTGGTGTGAAAGGCAATGCGGTTATCAGTGATAACTGGGTACAGATTTTTGATGTGAAGAATGATGTGGATTATCTGAATGATCTGAAGAGTAATACCTTCCGTTATGAAGAAAGAGTATATGCCGCCTATCTGATGGCCGACCAGCAATGGGGCAAATGGAAAATACAGGCTGGTGTGAGAGCAGAACAAACCACAGCTGATGGCGTATTAAATGCTAAAAGTTTATCTACTGCCAAAGATACCGTGCAACAGGTAAACAACCGTTACCTGGACTTTTTCCCATCCATGCAGCTGTCTTTCCGCCAGTCGGAGGAACATAACTTCACCCTGTTGTACAACCGGAAGATAGACCGGCCTACCTATACAGATCTGAATCCTTTCAGTTATCAGCTTGATGAATTATCGTCCTGGCAGGGTAATGCTTTCCTGCGTCCACAGTATTCCAACAGTGTTACGCTGGGATACAATGCCACCGGCATACTGGCAGCTACGTTAACGTATACACACAGACAGGATATGTTTGTACCGGTAACAGACAGCCTGGCTGGTAACAGAATGGTGATGACACCTAAAAATGTGGGTTCCCAGCATCTGCTGTCCCTGAATATTTCTTCCAGTGTGTCTCCTTTGCCCTGGTGGAATATCACAGCCAATGTGAATGTTTTCCACAAACAGAATATCATCAGTTTTGATGAGCTGCGCAAGGCTACTCTGCGTATAAATACTGTACTGTTGAATGTGCAGCAGGTGTTTGATCTTGATAAAAAGACACAGGCGGAAATCAGCGGTAACTACCAGTCTCCGGACATCTACGGTGGTTTTCAACGGAGTAAACACAACTGGCAGGTGAATATCGGGGTACAGCGTAAAATAATGAAAGGCAATGCCACTGTCAGGGTGGGTATCAATGATCTCTTCCAGACTTACCGTTGGTATGGGGTTCGTGATTTTGATGGACTGTACTACCGGAACCGTGGTATGGAAGACTCCCGTCAGTTAAGACTAGGCTTCAGTTATCGTTTTGGTAACATAAAACTGGCAAAATCAAGGGAACGTAGCTCCGGATTGGAAAACGAATCCAGAAGGGTAAAATAA